In one Drosophila albomicans strain 15112-1751.03 chromosome X, ASM965048v2, whole genome shotgun sequence genomic region, the following are encoded:
- the LOC117577976 gene encoding translation machinery-associated protein 7 homolog produces MSGREGGKKKPLKAPKKEGKELDDDDMAFKQKQKEQQKAMEAAKQQAAKKGPLVGGGIKKSGKK; encoded by the coding sequence ATGTCTGGACGTGAAGGCGGCAAAAAGAAGCCATTGAAGGCGCCCAAGAAGGAGGGCAAGGAGCTGGACGATGATGATATGGCTTTCAAGCAGAAACAAAAGGAGCAACAAAAGGCAATGGAAGCGGCCAAACAGCAGGCGGCCAAAAAGGGGCCGCTTGTCGGCGGTGGCATCAAGAAGTCGGGCAAGAAGTGA
- the LOC117577975 gene encoding ribokinase, whose amino-acid sequence MSSDTAALEVLVFGSAIIDFICYTPRLPAAGETLHGHKFQRGFGGKGANQCVAAARLGSKTALVAKLGDDSFGADYLQQLRLEQVNVQHVERVPGESTGIAQIAVADDGENNIIIVVGANNLLSTDDVGNAKQLFEQAKVLVCQLETPVPATLEALRQFKGVSIVNAAPALAQTPAELLKLASILCVNETEAALMTGVANISSISEATSATERLIDLGANTVIITLGKLGAVCAHKEADRLHSQYVAAPQVPPELVVDTTGAGDAFIGALAHHLARYPERKLVEHIAAACAVASKSVQLPGTQASFPRA is encoded by the exons ATGAGCAGCGATACAGCCGCATTGGAGGTGCTTGTCTTTGGCTCCGCCATTATTGACTTCATCTG CTATACGCCACGCCTTCCCGCTGCAGGTGAGACACTGCATGGACACAAATTTCAAAGGGGCTTCGGCGGCAAGGGCGCCAATCAATGTGTTGCAGCTGCGCGCCTAGGCTCCAAGACAGCTTTGGTGGCCAAGCTGGGTGACGACAGCTTTGGGGCCGATTAcctgcagcagctgcgccTCGAGCAAGTGAATGTGCAGCACGTAGAGCGAGTGCCAGGTGAAAGCACTGGCATTGCACAGATCGCTGTGGCCGATGATGGCGAGAACAACATTATCATTGTAGTGGGAGCGAATAATTTGCTCAGCACCGACGATGTTGGCAATGCTAAACAACTCTTTGAACAGGCCAAGGTGCTGGTCTGTCAACTGGAGACGCCAGTGCCGGCAACTCTGGAGGCACTGCGTCAATTCAAAGGCGTATCCATAGTGAATGCCGCCCCAGCTTTGGCACAAACGCCTGCAGAGCTGCTGAAGCTCGCGAGCATCTTGTGTGTCAACGAAACGGAGGCGGCCCTGATGACAGGAGTGGCCAACATTAGCAGCATTAG TGAAGCAACTTCAGCAACGGAACGACTTATTGATCTGGGCGCCAATACTGTCATCATCACTCTGGGCAAACTGGGCGCTGTGTGTGCCCACAAGGAAGCTGATCGTCTGCATTCGCAATATGTGGCAGCTCCTCAAGTGCCGCCCGAGCTGGTGGTGGACACCACAGGAGCTGGGGATGCTTTCATCGGTGCCTTGGCTCATCACTTGGCCCGCTATCCAGAGCGTAAGCTGGTCGAGCACATTGCGGCTGCCTGTGCGGTGGCATCCAAGTCTGTGCAGCTTCCGGGCACACAGGCAAGTTTTCCACGCGCCTGA
- the LOC117577974 gene encoding delta(3,5)-Delta(2,4)-dienoyl-CoA isomerase, mitochondrial: MSMQRLTNVIRLTPRLSAVAMQRNNTTNASHSATVPHFNTLAITSPKPFVFHVELNRPKKLNAINREMWLEIKDCFEALAINPDCRAIVLSAAGKHFTAGIDLSSMLSLGQQLADSDDVARKGVVLERTIKLYQDSITAVELCPKPVIMAVHMACIGAGVDLITAADIRYSTQDAFFQVKEVDIGMAADVGTLQRLPKAIGSQSLARELCFTGRRFEATEAERSGLVSRVFADKEALLKGALAVAEDIASKSPIAVQATKENMVYSLEHTNQQGLDHIRVLNKLYLQSEDFAQAVAAQLTKDEKPIFAKL, encoded by the exons ATGTCGATGCAGAGACTTACAAACGTTATCAGACTAACACCACGACTCTCCGCCGTTG CCATGCAACGCAACAACACGACAAACGCGTCACATAGTGCCACAGTGCCGCACTTTAATACGCTGGCCATTACCTCCCCCAAACCCTTCGTCTTCCATGTCGAACTCAATCGTCCCAAGAAGCTGAATGCCATCAATCGCGAGATGTGGCT TGAGATCAAAGACTGCTTCGAGGCATTGGCCATCAATCCCGATTGTCGTGCCATCGTTCTCTCGGCGGCCGGCAAACATTTCACTGCCGGCATCGATCTCTCCTCGATGCTAAGCTTGGGGCAACAGCTGGCGGACAGCGATGATGTAGCACGCAAGGGAGTCGTGCTGGAGCGCACCATTAAGCTGTATCAGGACTCCATAACAGCCGTCGAACTCTGTCCCAAGCCCGTGATTATGGCGGTGCACATGGCTTGCATTGGCGCTGGCGTCGATCTGATCACGGCTGCCGACATTCGCTACAGCACTCAGGATGCCTTCTTCCAGGTGAAGGAGGTGGACATTGGCATGGCCGCCGATGTGGGCACCCTACAGCGTCTGCCCAAGGCCATTGGTAGCCAGTCGCTGGCTCGCGAACTCTGCTTCACTGGACGTCGCTTCGAGGCCACCGAAGCCGAGCGCAGCGGCTTGGTGAGTCGCGTGTTTGCCGACAAGGAGGCGTTGCTTAAGGGCGCTCTGGCGGTGGCCGAAGATATTGCCAGCAAGAGTCCAATTGCTGTGCAGGCGACCAAAGAGAACATGGTCTATTCGCTGGAGCACACGAATCAACAGGGACTCGATCATATT CGTGTCCTCAACAAGCTGTATCTGCAGTCCGAGGACTTTGCTCAAGCTGTCGCAGCTCAGCTCACCAAGGACGAGAAGCCCATCTTTGCCAAGCTCTAA
- the LOC117577971 gene encoding xaa-Pro aminopeptidase 3, with protein sequence MFALKRLPRFCLLRAIHQQQQSSTAKFSKYATTGAKGTGQEEETRVGGSGSIAEALRHGQRALGQPTCYTHPHLIKANELVPGVELREFQLRRTSLMQGLKAYAESFGDEFNGRASKSHMLVIGAAAKKYMSGKIPYVFRQSSDFYYLTGCLEPDAILMMTIDDASQVQSTLFMRPKDPHAELWDGPRTGPEYAVPLFGVQQSYPIDSFAQLAAKSVAHLKPHLWFDLKHSELPQLNDAMLQLCNSERARLLPAYSFVENMRLLKSPAEMQLMRRTCEIASLAFNEVMAETRPGQSEHQLYASIDFKCRMRNASYLAYPPVVAAGKNATVIHYVNNTQLLQPKELLLMDAGCEYGGYTSDITRTWPVSGEFTDAQRTLYDMMEQLQKETIELIMQPGGESLDQLFETTCFKLGKYLQEIGLVSKHLSDYKELASQGYKFCPHHVSHYLGMDVHDTPHVPRNTRLMPGMVFTVEPGIYIDEQRTDVPPEFRGIGIRIEDDILINEQGQVEVLTAKCLKERRALENLFKVKPQQQQD encoded by the exons atgtTTGCGCTAAAACGCCTGCCACGTTTCTGCCTGTTGCGCGCAAtccatcaacagcaacaaagctCCACAGCCAAGTTCTCCAAATACGCCACAACAGGTGCCAAAGGCACAGGACAGGAGGAAGAGACGCGTGTGGGCGGCAGTGGCAGTATTGCCGAAGCTCTGCGCCATGGACAGCGTGCCCTAGGGCAGCCCACATGCTACACGCATCCGCATCTAATAAAAGCCAATGAACTTGTGCCCGGCGTGGAGCTGCGCGAGTTTCAATTGCGGCGCACATCACTGATGCAGGGCCTTAAGGCATATGCCGAGAGCTTTGGCGATGAGTTCAATGGCCGAGCCTCCAAGAGTCATATG CTGGTGATTGGCGCCGCAGCCAAAAAGTACATGAGCGGCAAGATACCGTATGTGTTTCGACAGAGCTCGGACTTTTACTATTTGACCGGCTGCCTGGAGCCGGATGCCATACTCATGATGACCATCGACGATGCGTCGCAGGTGCAATCGACACTCTTTATGCGCCCCAAGGATCCGCACGCCGAGCTCTGGGATGGACCACGCACGGGACCCGAATACGCCGTCCCGTTGTTTGGTGTACAGCAATCGTATCCCATCGACAGCTTTGCGCAGCTGGCGGCCAAGAGTGTGGCGCATTTGAAGCCACATCTGTGGTTCGATCTAAAGCATTCGGAGCTGCCGCAGTTGAACGATGCCATGCTGCAGCTGTGCAACAGCGAACGGGCACGCCTCCTGCCCGCCTACAGCTTTGTGGAAAATATGCGACTGCTCAAATCACCGGCGGAAATGCAATTGATGCGTCGCACTTGTGAAATCGCTTCGCTTGCCTTCAACGAGGTGATGGCGGAGACACGGCCTGGACAATCGGAGCATCAGCTGTATGCATCGATAGACTTCAAGTGCCGCATGCGCAACGCCAGCTATTTGGCTTATCCACCTGTGGTGGCTGCCGGCAAGAATGCCACCGTTATACACTATGTGAACAAcacgcagctgctgcagccaaAGGAACTGCTGCTCATGGATGCGGGCTGTGAGTACGGCGGCTACACCAGCGACATAACTCGCACTTGGCCCGTGAGCGGAGAGTTTACGGATGCCCAGCGCACGCTCTATGACATGATGGAGCAGCTGCAAAAGGAAACAATTG AGTTGATCATGCAGCCAGGCGGAGAGTCGTTGGATCAATTGTTTGAGACCACCTGCTTTAAGTTGGGCAAATATCTGCAGGAGATTGGGCTGGTGTCGAAGCATTTGAGTGACTACAAGGAGCTGGCCAGTCAGGGCTACAAATTCTGTCCGCATCATGTGTCGCATTACCTCGGCATGGATGTCCACGATACCCCGCATGTGCCGCGCAACACACGCCTCATGCCGGGCATGGTCTTCACCGTTGAGCCGGGCATTTATATTGATGAGCAGCGCACGGATGTGCCGCCCGAATTCCGTGGCATTGGCATACGCATCGAGGACGATATACTGATCAATGAGCAGGGCCAAGTGGAGGTGCTGACAGCCAAATGCCTGAAGGAGCGACGTGCGCTCGAGAATCTCTTCAAGGTgaaaccgcagcagcagcaagattGA
- the LOC117577972 gene encoding annexin B10, translated as MDYKPVPTVVPRSPFDPASDSQELRDAMRGLGTDEQKIIDVLTTRTNGQRQKIRAIYESEFESDLIDDLKGELGGHFEDVIVALMRPPVEYLCKQLHAAMAGVGTEEATLVEILCTKSNEEMQQIAVTYEDQYGRPLAEQMCSETSGFFRRLLTLIVTGVRDNLDTPVDAEQAKDQAAQLYAAGEAKLGTDEEVFNRIMAHASFAQLRLVFDEYKELSGQTIEQAIKHEMADELHDAMMAIVECVQSPAAFFANRLYKAMNGAGTDDATLIRIIVCRSEIDLETIKQEFERIYNRTLHSAVVAETSGDYKRALTALLGGA; from the exons atggaTTACAAG CCTGTGCCCACTGTTGTGCCCCGCAGCCCCTTCGACCCCGCCAGCGACAGCCAGGAGCTGCGTGATGCGATGCGTGGCCTGGGCACCGATGAGCAGAAAATCATCGATGTGCTGACGACGCGCACCAATGGGCAACGTCAGAAAATTAGAGCCATCTATGAGTCAGAGTTCGAAAGCGATCTTATCGATGACTTGAAGGGCGAGCTGGGCGGCCATTTTGAAGATGTTATCGTGGCACTGATGCGACCACCGGTCGAATATCTGTGCAAGCAGCTGCATGCGGCCATGGCCGGTGTGGGCACCGAGGAGGCAACGCTCGTCGAGATCTTGTGCACCAAGAGCAACGAGGAGATGCAGCAGATTGCCGTCACCTACGAGGATCAGTATGGACGCCCCCTGGCCGAGCAGATGTGCAGCGAGACGTCTGGCTTCTTTCGCCGCCTGCTCACGCTTATTGTGACGGGAGTGCGTGATAATCTCGACACGCCCGTGGATGCCGAGCAGGCCAAGGATCAGGCTGCACAGCTGTATGCGGCAGGCGAGGCCAAACTGGGCACCGACGAGGAGGTCTTCAATCGCATCATGGCGCACGCCAGCTTCGCCCAGCTGCGTCTCGTCTTTGACGAATACAAGGAGCTCTCTGGCCAGACCATTGAGCAGGCGATCAAGCATGAGATGGCCGATGAGCTGCACGACGCCATGATGGCCATAG TTGAGTGTGTGCAGTCGCCAGCGGCTTTCTTTGCCAATCGTCTGTACAAGGCGATGAACGGCGCCGGCACCGATGACGCGACGCTTATACGCATCATTGTCTGTCGCTCTGAGATCGATCTGGAGACCATCAAGCAGGAGTTTGAGCGCATCTACAATCGCACGCTCCACAGTGCTGTTGTG GCGGAGACTTCGGGTGATTACAAGCGCGCTTTGACAGCGCTGTTGGGAGGCGCCTAA